A genomic segment from Chanos chanos chromosome 2, fChaCha1.1, whole genome shotgun sequence encodes:
- the sf3b3 gene encoding splicing factor 3B subunit 3 produces the protein MFLYNLTLQRATGITHAIHGNFSGTKQQEIVVSRGKILELLRPDANTGKVHTLLTMEVFGIIRSLMAFRLTGGTKDYVVVGSDSGRIVILEYQPSKNMFEKIHQETFGKSGCRRIVPGQFLAVDPKGRAVMIGAIEKQKLVYILNRDAAARLTISSPLEAHKANTLVYHVVGVDVGFENPMFACLEMDYEEADNDPTGEAAANTQQTLTFYELDLGLNHVVRKYSEALEEHGNFLITVPGGSDGPSGVLICSENYITYKNFGDQPDIRCPIPRRRNDLDDPERGMIFVCSATHKTKSMFFFLAQTEQGDIFKVTLETDEEMVTEIRMKYFDTIPVTMAMCVLKTGFLFVASEFGNHYLYQIAHLGDDDDEPEFSSAMPLEEGDTFFFQPRPLKNLVLVDELENLSPIMSCQIADLANEDTPQLYVACGRGPRSTLRVLRHGLEVSEMAVSELPGNPNAVWTVRRHVEDEFDAYIIVSFVNATLVLSIGETVEEVTDSGFLGTTPTLSCSLLGEDALVQVYPDGIRHIRADKRVNEWKTPGKKTIVRCAVNQRQVVIALTGGELVYFEMDPSGQLNEYTERKEMSADVVCMSLANVPPGEQRSRFLAVGLVDNTVRIISLDPSDCLQPLSMQALPAQPESLCIVEMGGVEKQDELGEKGSIGFLYLNIGLQNGVLLRTVLDPVTGDLSDTRTRYLGSRPVKLFRVRMQGQEAVLAMSSRSWLSYSYQSRFHLTPLSYETLEYASGFASEQCPEGIVAISTNTLRILALEKLGAVFNQVAFPLQYTPRKFVIHPETNNLVLIETDHNAYTEATKAQRKQQMAEEMVEAAGEDERELAAEMAAAFLNENLPEAIFGAPKAGSGQWASLVRLVNPIQGTTLDLVQLEQNEAAFSVAVCRFASGGDDWYVLVGVARDMILNPRSVGGGYIYTYRMVGGGEKLEFLHKTPVEDVPLAIAPFQGRVLVGVGKLLRIYDLGKKKLLRKCENKHIPNLVSGIHTIGQRVIVSDVQESLFWVRYKRNENQLIIFADDTHPRWVTTACLLDYDTMAAADKFGNISIVRLPPNTSDDVDEDPTGNKALWDRGLLNGASQKAEVIVNYHIGETVLSLQKTTLIPGGSESLVYTTLSGGIGILVPFTSHEDHDFFQHLEMHMRSEFPPLCGRDHLSFRSYYFPVKNVIDGDLCEQFNSMDPHKQKSVAEELDRTPPEVSKKLEDIRTRYAF, from the exons ATGTTTCTGTATAACCTCACTCTTCAGAGGGCCACGGGCATCACACATGCCATCCATGGCAACTTCTCAG GAACCAAGCAACAGGAGATTGTTGTTTCCCGTGGGAAGATTTTGGAGCTGCTGCGCCCTGATGCCAATACTGGCAAAGTTCACACCCTTCTCACCATGGAGGTGTTTGGCATTATCCGCTCCCTCATGGCCTTTAGACTGACTGGTGGAACCaaag ACTATGTGGTGGTGGGCAGTGACTCTGGGCGCATTGTTATTTTGGAATACCAGCCCTCCAAGAACATGTTTGAGAAGATTCATCAGGAGACCTTTGGCAAGAGCGGCTGCAGACGCATCGTCCCAGGGCAGTTCCTTGCCGTCGACCCCAAAGGCAGAGCCGTAATGATTG GCGCCATAGAGAAACAGAAGCTGGTGTACATTCTGAACAGAGACGCCGCCGCACGACTGaccatctcctctcctctggagGCTCACAAGGCCAACACGCTGGTCTACCACGTGGTCGGGGTGGACGTGGGCTTTGAGAATCCCATGTTTGCCTGTCTGGAGATGGACTACGAG GAGGCGGATAACGACCCGACGGGCGAGGCAGCCGCTAATACCCAGCAGACGCTGACCTTCTATGAGCTGGACCTGGGCCTGAACCACGTGGTCCGCAAATACAGCGAAGCTTTAGAGGAGCACGGCAACTTCCTCATCACAG TCCCTGGCGGTTCTGATGGACCCAGTGGAGTCCTCATCTGCTCTGAGAACTACATCACCTACAAGAACTTCGGTGACCAACCTGACATCCGCTGTCCAATCCCACGCAGGAGG aATGACCTGGATGACCCTGAGCGTGGGATGATCTTTGTGTGCTCTGCCACACATAAAACCAAGTCCATGTTTTTCTTCTTGGCTCAGACAGAACAGGGAGACATATTCAAAGTGACCCTGGAGACAGACGAGGAGATG GTCACAGAAATTCGGATGAAGTACTTTGACACCATCCCTGTTACCATGGCGATGTGCGTGCTGAAAACAGGCTTCCTTTTCGTCGCCTCAGAGTTTGGAAACCA TTACCTCTATCAGATTGCTCACcttggtgatgatgatgatgaaccAGAGTTTTCGTCTGCCATGCCACTGGAGGAAGGTGATACATTCTTCTTCCAGCCCCGCCCACTCAAGAACCTTGTACTTGTGGATGAATTGGAAAACCTCTCCCCTATCATGTCCTGCcag attgcTGACCTGGCAAATGAAGACACCCCTCAGCTGTATGTAGCCTGTGGACGAGGACCGAGGTCTACCCTGAGGGTTTTGAGACATGGTCTTGAG GTGTCAGAAATGGCTGTGTCAGAACTTCCCGGTAACCCCAACGCTGTGTGGACCGTCAGAAGACACGTTGAAG ATGAATTTGACGCTTACATCATCGTGTCTTTCGTCAACGCCACTCTGGTTTTGTCTATCGGAGAGACTGTGGAGGAAGTGACTGATTCTGGTTTTCTGGGTACAACACCCACCCTCTCTTGCTCTTTACTGGGAGAGGATGCTCTGGTCCAG gtatatCCAGATGGGATCCGTCACATCCGGGCTGATAAGCGTGTGAATGAGTGGAAGACTCCAGGGAAGAAGACCATTGTGCGCTGTGCTGTAAACCAGAGACAGGTGGTCATTGCTCTTACTGGAGGAGAGCTGGTGTATTTTGAGATGGATCCA tCAGGGCAGCTGAATGAGtacacagagaggaaggagatGTCTGCAGATGTGGTGTGCATGAGCTTGGCCAACGTTCCTCCTGGTGAACAGCGTTCCCGTTTCTTGGCCGTGGGATTGGTGGACAACACCGTCCGAATCATCTCCCTCGATCCCTCC gactgCTTGCAGCCACTGAGTATGCAGGCCCTGCCTGCCCAGCCAGAGTCACTGTGTATTGTTGAAATGGGAGGAGTGGAGAAACAGGATGAGCTCGGAGAGAAAGGCAGCATTGGATTCCTCTACCTGAACATCGGCTTACAG aaTGGTGTTTTGCTCCGGACTGTTTTGGACCCGGTGACTGGAGACCTGTCTGATACCCGAACCCGTTACCTGGGCTCTCGACCCGTTAAGCTCTTCAGGGTCCGCATGCAGGGCCAGGAGGCG GTCTTGGCCATGTCCAGTCGATCATGGCTGAGTTACTCCTACCAGTCGCGTTTCCACCTCACTCCTCTGTCCTATGAAACACTGGAGTACGCCTCTGGGTTTGCTTCTGAGCAGTGTCCAGAGGGAATCGTAGCCATCTCCACAAACACCCTGAG GATTCTGGCTCTGGAGAAATTGGGCGCAGTCTTTAACCAGGTTGCTTTTCCCCTTCAATATACGCCACGCAAGTTTGTCATTCACCCAGAAACAAACAACTTGGTTCTGATCGAAACAGACCACAACGCTTACACGGAAGCCACCAAAGCCCAACGAAAACAGCAGATGGCAGAG GAAATGGTCGAGGCTGCAGGGGAAGACGAACGAGAACTTGCCGCCGAAATGGCCGCCGCTTTCTTGAACGAGAACCTTCCGGAAGCGATCTTTGGGGCTCCAAAGGCTGGTTCAGGCCAGTGGGCTTCACTGGTCAGACTGGTCAACCCCATCCAGGGCACCACCCTTGACCTGGTCCAGCTGGAGCAGAATGAGGCTGCATTTAG tGTGGCTGTTTGCCGCTTTGCCAGTGGAGGTGATGACTGGTATGTGTTGGTTGGTGTAGCCAGGGACATGATCCTCAATCCTCGATCTGTTGGAGGCGGGTACATCTACACCTATCGGATGGTGGGCGGTGGAGAAAAACTGGAATTTTTACACAAG acaCCCGTGGAGGACGTACCTCTGGCTATTGCCCCGTTTCAGGGCAGAGTGCTGGTTGGTGTGGGGAAACTGTTGCGTATCTATGACCTTGGCAAGAAAAAACTGCTCCGCAAGTGTGAGAACAAG CATATCCCTAACCTGGTGAGCGGAATCCACACCATCGGACAGCGTGTTATTGTGTCTGACGTCCAGGAGAGCTTGTTCTGGGTCCGTTACAAACGCAACGAGAACCAGCTTATCATCTTCGCCGACGACACACACCCTCGCTGGGTGACTACGGCCTGCCTGCTCGACTATGACACCATGGCTGCAGCTGACAAGTTTGGAAACATCAGCATT GTGCGTCTGCCTCCTAACACCAGTGATGATGTGGATGAAGACCCCACGGGAAACAAGGCATTGTGGGATCGTGGTCTCCTCAACGGGGCCTCTCAGAAA GCCGAGGTGATCGTGAACTACCACATTGGTGAGACAGTGCTGTCCCTTCAGAAGACCACACTCATCCCCGGAGGCTCTGAGTCGCTGGTCTACACCACTCTGTCAGGGGGCATCGGCATCCTGGTCCCCTTCACTTCCCATGAG GACCATGACTTCTTCCAGCACTTAGAGATGCACATGCGCTCTGAatttccccctctctgtggCAGGGATCACCTGAGCTTCCGCTCCTATTACTTTCCCGTCAAG aacgtGATTGACGGGGACCTGTGCGAACAGTTTAACTCCATGGACCCTCACAAACAGAAGAGTGTGGCTGAAGAATTGGACCGAACACCTCCAGAAGTCTCTAAGAAACTAGAAGACATCCGCACACGATACGCCTTCTAA